One window of the Pseudofrankia sp. DC12 genome contains the following:
- a CDS encoding DUF2786 domain-containing protein, translated as MNSDALLGRVRKLLAMAEAEGLTDAARETYNAKAAELIAQYGIDRALVEEAGPARVAAADLVLEVHPPYARDKITLLASIVAPLGCRLVHRTERRGGATGHCAHLFGMDADLTRAQLLFTSLLVQQAHGLAVAVPPPWEDARAFRRSWMAGFAVAVRQRLTAAEQAARSAAEPAAQPGTSVALVLADRSARVDEHLASVYPRLRSARGRQLSGSGGRAGFDAGQRADLGTQSHVGATPARRALS; from the coding sequence ATGAACTCGGATGCCCTGCTGGGACGGGTGCGCAAGCTTCTCGCGATGGCCGAGGCCGAGGGGCTGACCGACGCGGCCCGCGAGACGTACAACGCGAAGGCCGCCGAGCTGATCGCGCAGTACGGGATCGACCGGGCGCTGGTCGAGGAGGCCGGGCCGGCTCGGGTGGCCGCGGCGGACCTCGTGCTGGAGGTGCATCCGCCCTACGCACGGGACAAGATCACTCTGCTGGCCAGCATCGTGGCGCCGCTGGGCTGCCGGCTGGTGCACCGCACCGAGCGACGCGGCGGTGCCACCGGGCACTGCGCGCACCTGTTCGGCATGGACGCCGACCTGACCAGGGCGCAGCTGCTGTTCACCTCGCTGCTGGTGCAGCAGGCGCACGGGCTGGCCGTGGCGGTCCCGCCGCCGTGGGAGGACGCGCGGGCGTTCCGCCGGTCCTGGATGGCCGGGTTCGCGGTCGCGGTGCGTCAGCGGCTGACCGCCGCGGAACAGGCGGCGCGGTCAGCGGCCGAGCCGGCGGCCCAACCGGGCACGTCGGTCGCGTTGGTGCTCGCGGACCGGTCGGCCCGGGTCGACGAGCACCTCGCCAGCGTCTACCCGCGCCTGCGCTCCGCTCGGGGCCGCCAGCTCTCCGGCTCCGGCGGGCGCGCCGGTTTCGACGCCGGCCAGCGCGCAGACCTGGGCACCCAGTCCCATGTCGGCGCGACGCCAGCCCGCAGAGCCCTCAGCTGA
- the mutM gene encoding bifunctional DNA-formamidopyrimidine glycosylase/DNA-(apurinic or apyrimidinic site) lyase → MPELPEVEVVRRGLERGVVGRTIATVTVLHPRAVRRHTGGGADFAGVLTGQTVNAARRRGKYLWLALSAGTDPAPAPLPEPPGLALAAATTLAGPCEGDALLGHLGMSGQLLVVPPGAADQTHLRIRFTFTDGGRELRFVDQRTFGHMLVDEAGAALPAPMAHIARDPLDPLFDDDAFVAGLAARRTGLKRALLDQGLVSGIGNIYADEALWAARLHYARPTETLRASEARRLLADVRTVLTAALAAGGTSFDRLYVSTEGVSGLFERELTAYGRAGLPCSRCGSPIRRDCFMNRSSFTCPSCQPLPRNARY, encoded by the coding sequence GTGCCCGAGCTCCCCGAGGTGGAGGTCGTCCGGCGCGGCCTGGAACGCGGCGTGGTCGGCCGGACCATCGCCACAGTCACGGTGCTGCACCCGCGGGCCGTGCGGCGCCACACCGGCGGCGGCGCCGACTTCGCGGGCGTCCTGACCGGCCAGACCGTCAACGCCGCCCGCCGTCGCGGCAAGTACCTGTGGCTCGCGCTCTCCGCCGGTACAGACCCGGCTCCAGCTCCGCTTCCCGAGCCCCCAGGTCTCGCCCTGGCCGCCGCGACGACGCTCGCCGGGCCCTGCGAGGGCGACGCGCTGCTCGGGCATCTGGGCATGAGCGGGCAGCTGCTCGTCGTGCCGCCCGGCGCTGCCGACCAGACGCACCTGCGGATTCGGTTCACCTTCACCGACGGCGGCCGGGAGCTGCGTTTCGTCGACCAGCGGACCTTCGGCCACATGCTGGTCGACGAGGCGGGAGCGGCGTTGCCAGCCCCGATGGCGCATATCGCCCGCGACCCGCTGGACCCGCTGTTCGACGACGACGCCTTCGTCGCCGGCCTGGCCGCCCGGCGCACCGGGCTGAAGCGGGCGCTGCTGGACCAGGGGCTTGTCAGCGGAATCGGCAACATCTATGCCGACGAGGCGCTCTGGGCGGCCAGGCTGCACTACGCCCGGCCGACGGAGACGTTGCGCGCGAGCGAAGCGCGCCGCCTGCTCGCCGATGTGCGGACGGTACTGACGGCGGCGCTCGCGGCCGGCGGGACGTCCTTCGACCGGCTCTACGTCTCGACCGAGGGCGTGAGCGGGCTGTTCGAGCGGGAGCTGACCGCCTACGGCCGGGCCGGCCTGCCGTGCTCGCGCTGCGGCAGCCCGATCCGCCGCGACTGCTTCATGAACCGTTCCAGCTTCACCTGCCCCAGCTGCCAGCCCTTGCCCCGTAACGCCCGCTACTAG
- a CDS encoding AAA family ATPase, producing the protein MYLKSLTLRGFKSFASSTTLRLEPGITCVVGPNGSGKSNVVDAMAWVLGEQGAKALRGGTMSDVIFAGTPSRPALGRAEVLLTIDNSDGALPIAYSEVTVGRLMFRSGQSEYTINGTSCRLLDIQELMSDSGIGRELHVIVGQGQLDAVLHASPEERRAFIEEAAGVLKHRKRKEKALRKLEAMAANLTRLSDLSAELRRQLGPLGRQAEIARKAGAIQASLRDARLRLLADDLVTARVELAADIADEETVRAKLTETEGAHAAAVEREGALEQELARLVPRAAAAQETWYALSGVRERLRGTGQLASERARLLRAGAQAARGGRDPEELEQEAAAVREREAALLVRLDRDRDTQADVIDRRAELERALAAEEQALLAASRAAAARREGIARLAGKVEAARSRAGSAEADIVRLTEALDAAQARDAEASGSRTALDTELARIEAEREELAERHESAVVLHTAANERLEALRSAERAADRDRASAAARREALSLSLSPADGAAALLTATSGPGAAEGPEGSGPDKAASGKPGSGGKAAKGKVVAPAPAPPDTPIQVVGRLATILAVTPGAEVAIAAALGQAADALAVGSVDDVVTALRWLRSAEAGRAAFVPASPAPPAPSRPTELPSGAVAALDLVRVVDERFAPAVAAILGAVVVVDDLSDAAKLAGLRPALAMVTRDGDVLGPPAAIGGSAHAPSLLELAAAADEAAGAMDTAAARADAARGAMEPAREEVARTRAAIDAASSGRSAANARHRALAEQLAQLDRGRGSVAGEISRLERNRLAAEAARDQAYGALGELEAQLSASDDEPDGEDRPADERDRLVAATAAVRGEEVEARLAVRTAEERARGLAGRADALVRQAGQERAARAAAARTRALREQQAKIASSVAEVAQDALAACETSLAGAAAERERTDAARRATDTELSGVRDRVRAYATALAALRDEAHRDELAREAKRLRSEALEAKALEEHGIAADDLVAEYGPELPVPPDEEGGAQRPYDRAEQSARLATAEKQLTRLGRINPLALEEFEALQERAAFLSAQLDDIKNTRRDLLLVVDEVDSRVREVFAAAFHDTAREFEVVFDTLFPGGEGRLVLTDPEDMLATGIEVEARPPGKKVKRLSLLSGGERSLTALALLLAIFRARPSPFYVLDEVEAALDDRNLGRLLNAVEGLRQKSQLIIITHQKRTMEIADALYGVSMRGDGVTTVISQRLRERASA; encoded by the coding sequence GTGTACCTCAAGAGCCTGACACTGCGGGGCTTCAAGTCCTTCGCGAGTTCGACCACGCTGCGCCTCGAACCCGGGATCACCTGCGTCGTGGGCCCGAACGGCTCGGGCAAGAGCAATGTCGTCGACGCGATGGCGTGGGTCCTCGGCGAGCAGGGCGCGAAGGCACTGCGCGGCGGCACGATGTCGGACGTCATCTTCGCCGGCACCCCCTCGCGCCCGGCGCTCGGTCGTGCCGAGGTGCTGCTCACGATCGACAACTCCGACGGTGCGCTGCCGATCGCGTACAGCGAGGTCACCGTCGGCCGGCTGATGTTCCGCAGCGGCCAGAGCGAGTACACGATCAACGGCACGTCCTGCCGGCTGCTGGACATCCAGGAGCTGATGAGCGACTCGGGCATCGGGCGCGAGCTGCACGTCATCGTCGGCCAGGGCCAGCTCGACGCGGTGCTGCACGCGAGTCCCGAGGAACGCCGCGCGTTCATCGAGGAGGCGGCCGGCGTCCTGAAGCACCGCAAGCGCAAAGAGAAGGCGCTGCGCAAGCTGGAGGCGATGGCGGCCAACCTGACCCGGCTGTCCGACCTGTCCGCCGAGCTGCGCCGCCAGCTCGGCCCGCTCGGCCGGCAGGCCGAGATCGCCCGCAAGGCCGGCGCCATCCAGGCCAGCCTGCGCGACGCCCGGCTGCGGCTGCTCGCCGACGACCTGGTCACCGCCCGGGTGGAGCTCGCCGCGGACATCGCCGATGAGGAGACCGTCCGGGCCAAGCTCACCGAGACCGAGGGCGCCCACGCCGCCGCCGTCGAGCGGGAAGGCGCGCTGGAGCAGGAGCTGGCCCGGCTGGTCCCGCGGGCCGCAGCCGCGCAGGAGACCTGGTACGCCCTGTCGGGCGTGCGCGAGCGCCTGCGCGGTACCGGCCAGCTCGCCTCCGAGCGGGCCCGGCTGCTGCGGGCCGGCGCCCAGGCCGCCCGCGGCGGGCGTGACCCGGAAGAGCTGGAGCAGGAGGCCGCGGCCGTCCGGGAGCGGGAGGCGGCGCTGCTCGTCCGCCTCGACCGGGATCGCGACACGCAGGCCGACGTCATCGACCGGCGGGCCGAGCTCGAACGTGCGCTCGCCGCCGAGGAGCAGGCGCTCCTGGCCGCCAGCCGCGCGGCCGCCGCCCGGCGGGAGGGCATCGCCCGGCTCGCCGGCAAGGTCGAGGCCGCCCGCTCTCGGGCTGGCTCCGCCGAGGCGGACATCGTCCGGCTGACCGAGGCCCTGGACGCGGCGCAGGCACGCGACGCCGAGGCGAGCGGCTCCCGTACCGCCCTGGACACCGAGCTCGCCCGGATCGAGGCCGAGCGGGAGGAACTGGCCGAACGGCACGAGTCGGCCGTGGTCCTGCACACCGCCGCGAACGAGCGGCTGGAGGCGCTGCGCTCGGCCGAACGGGCTGCGGACCGGGACCGCGCGTCGGCCGCGGCCCGCCGGGAGGCGCTGTCGCTGTCGCTCTCGCCGGCGGACGGCGCGGCCGCGCTGCTCACCGCCACCTCCGGACCGGGTGCGGCCGAGGGCCCGGAGGGGAGCGGGCCGGACAAGGCCGCGTCCGGCAAGCCGGGCAGCGGGGGCAAAGCGGCCAAAGGCAAGGTTGTGGCCCCGGCCCCGGCCCCGCCCGACACGCCGATCCAGGTCGTCGGCCGGCTCGCGACCATTCTCGCGGTCACCCCCGGAGCGGAGGTGGCGATCGCCGCCGCGCTCGGCCAGGCGGCCGACGCGCTCGCCGTCGGGTCCGTCGACGACGTCGTCACTGCGCTGCGCTGGCTGCGGTCCGCTGAGGCGGGCCGGGCCGCGTTCGTGCCCGCGTCGCCGGCGCCGCCCGCCCCGAGTCGGCCGACGGAGCTGCCGTCGGGGGCGGTCGCCGCGCTCGACCTGGTCCGGGTGGTGGACGAGCGGTTCGCTCCGGCCGTCGCCGCCATCCTCGGCGCGGTGGTCGTCGTCGACGACCTTTCCGACGCCGCGAAGCTCGCCGGGCTGCGCCCCGCTCTCGCCATGGTCACCCGCGACGGGGACGTGCTGGGCCCGCCCGCAGCCATCGGCGGCAGCGCGCACGCGCCGTCGCTGCTGGAGCTCGCCGCCGCCGCCGACGAGGCAGCGGGCGCGATGGACACGGCGGCGGCCAGGGCCGACGCCGCGCGCGGCGCTATGGAGCCCGCCCGCGAGGAGGTCGCCAGGACGCGGGCCGCGATCGACGCGGCCAGCTCCGGCCGCTCGGCCGCGAACGCCCGTCACCGGGCACTGGCGGAGCAGCTCGCCCAGCTGGACCGGGGGCGTGGCTCCGTCGCGGGTGAGATCAGCCGGCTGGAACGCAACCGACTCGCCGCCGAGGCCGCCCGCGACCAGGCGTATGGCGCGCTCGGGGAGCTCGAGGCCCAACTGTCGGCGAGCGACGACGAGCCGGACGGGGAGGACCGTCCCGCGGACGAGCGGGACCGGCTGGTCGCCGCGACCGCCGCCGTGCGCGGCGAGGAGGTCGAGGCCCGGCTCGCGGTGCGTACCGCCGAGGAGCGGGCCCGTGGCCTCGCCGGCCGGGCGGACGCGCTTGTCCGCCAGGCCGGGCAGGAACGAGCCGCCCGCGCGGCCGCCGCCCGGACCCGGGCGCTGCGCGAGCAGCAGGCCAAGATTGCTTCCTCGGTCGCCGAGGTCGCGCAGGACGCGCTCGCGGCCTGCGAGACGTCGCTGGCCGGTGCCGCCGCGGAACGGGAACGGACCGACGCGGCCCGGCGGGCCACCGACACCGAGCTTTCCGGCGTCCGCGACCGGGTCCGCGCCTATGCGACGGCGCTCGCCGCACTGCGGGACGAGGCGCACCGCGACGAGTTGGCCCGCGAGGCCAAGCGGCTGCGCTCCGAGGCCCTGGAGGCCAAGGCGCTGGAGGAGCACGGCATCGCCGCCGACGACCTGGTCGCGGAGTACGGCCCAGAACTGCCGGTTCCGCCAGACGAGGAGGGCGGCGCACAGCGGCCCTACGACCGGGCCGAGCAGTCGGCGCGGCTCGCGACGGCCGAGAAGCAGCTGACCCGGCTCGGGAGGATCAACCCGCTGGCGCTGGAGGAGTTCGAGGCGCTGCAGGAGCGGGCCGCGTTCCTCTCGGCCCAGCTGGACGACATCAAGAACACCCGCCGTGACCTGCTGCTGGTCGTCGACGAGGTCGACTCGCGGGTTCGCGAGGTGTTCGCGGCCGCGTTCCACGACACCGCACGTGAGTTCGAAGTCGTCTTCGACACGCTGTTCCCCGGCGGTGAGGGCAGGCTGGTGCTCACCGATCCCGAGGACATGCTGGCCACCGGCATTGAGGTCGAGGCCCGTCCGCCGGGCAAGAAGGTCAAGCGACTGTCGCTACTGTCCGGCGGGGAACGCTCGCTCACGGCGCTTGCTCTCCTGCTGGCGATCTTCCGGGCACGGCCTTCGCCGTTCTACGTGCTCGACGAGGTCGAGGCGGCGCTCGACGACCGCAACCTGGGCCGGCTGCTGAACGCCGTCGAGGGCCTGCGGCAGAAGTCCCAACTGATCATCATCACCCACCAGAAGCGGACGATGGAGATCGCGGACGCGCTGTACGGGGTGTCGATGCGCGGCGACGGCGTGACCACGGTGATCAGCCAGCGCCTCCGCGAGCGCGCCTCGGCTTAG
- the rsmD gene encoding 16S rRNA (guanine(966)-N(2))-methyltransferase RsmD, translated as MTRVVGGAAGGRRLAVPPGQGTRPTSDRAREGLFNSLASLVDLAGARVADLYAGSGAVGLEALSRGAAHALLVERDPKAAQVIRRNAAELALAGAEIVVGAVERVVDATPGQAYDVVFLDPPYALDDVRLGEVLARLVDRRWLDRDGVCVVERARRSAAPHWPDGLVEVRSRGYGEAVLWYGSRS; from the coding sequence ATGACGCGGGTCGTCGGCGGTGCCGCCGGTGGCCGGCGGCTGGCGGTGCCACCGGGGCAGGGGACCAGGCCGACCTCGGACCGGGCCCGCGAGGGGCTCTTCAACTCGCTGGCGAGCCTGGTGGACCTAGCCGGGGCGCGGGTCGCCGACCTGTACGCGGGCAGCGGTGCCGTCGGTCTTGAGGCGCTGTCCCGGGGGGCCGCGCACGCGCTGCTGGTCGAGCGGGATCCCAAGGCGGCCCAGGTCATCCGCCGCAACGCCGCCGAGCTGGCACTGGCCGGGGCCGAGATCGTCGTCGGCGCCGTCGAACGTGTGGTGGACGCCACTCCCGGGCAGGCTTACGACGTGGTCTTCCTGGACCCTCCGTATGCGCTCGACGACGTTCGGCTGGGCGAGGTGCTGGCCCGGCTGGTTGATCGCCGCTGGCTGGATAGGGACGGTGTCTGTGTGGTCGAGCGGGCCCGCCGTTCGGCCGCTCCGCACTGGCCGGACGGCCTCGTCGAGGTCCGTTCGCGCGGGTATGGAGAAGCCGTCCTCTGGTACGGTTCTCGATCATGA
- the coaD gene encoding pantetheine-phosphate adenylyltransferase, which translates to MRRAVCPGSFDPITNGHLDIIMRASTQFDEVVVAVLINKGKSTLFTVEERMDLIRQAVRDHPQAAGKVVVESSHGLLVDFCRAHGIQSIVKGLRAVSDFDYELQMAQMNHRLAGVETLFMSTNPQYAFLSSSLVKEVARYGGDVAGLVPDVVLKHLRERL; encoded by the coding sequence ATGAGGAGGGCTGTCTGTCCTGGTTCCTTCGACCCGATCACGAACGGCCATCTCGACATCATCATGCGGGCCAGCACCCAGTTCGATGAGGTCGTCGTCGCCGTCCTGATCAACAAAGGCAAGTCCACCCTGTTCACGGTGGAGGAGCGCATGGACCTCATCCGGCAGGCGGTTAGAGATCATCCGCAGGCCGCCGGCAAGGTCGTCGTCGAGTCCTCCCACGGGTTGTTGGTCGACTTCTGCCGAGCCCACGGCATCCAGTCGATCGTGAAGGGCCTGCGGGCCGTCAGCGACTTCGATTACGAGTTGCAGATGGCCCAGATGAACCACCGGCTTGCCGGGGTCGAGACGCTCTTCATGAGCACCAACCCGCAGTACGCGTTCCTGTCGTCCAGCCTGGTCAAGGAAGTCGCCCGGTACGGCGGCGACGTGGCTGGCCTGGTCCCCGACGTCGTCCTCAAGCACCTGCGGGAGCGCCTATAA
- the rpmF gene encoding 50S ribosomal protein L32 produces the protein MAVPKRRMSRSNTRSRRSQWKAVLPALSKCPRGHVIRQHNACPTCGRYGDRQVLDV, from the coding sequence GTGGCCGTCCCGAAGCGGCGGATGTCGCGCAGCAACACGCGTTCTCGGCGCTCGCAGTGGAAGGCTGTCCTTCCCGCCCTGTCGAAGTGCCCGCGTGGCCACGTGATCCGGCAGCACAACGCCTGCCCGACCTGTGGCCGGTACGGCGACCGACAGGTGCTCGACGTCTGA
- a CDS encoding YceD family protein, with the protein MTGHRPRRQTPRGPFVLDIRELGRRPGAMRPVRVQVPAAEDMGTPMLWVPAGGPVDLDLRVESVLEGVLVSGTASADLVGECARCLDEVRDGVTVELRELFYYPDRAEEIDDDEEDVLVVVDDHLDLAPVVRDALVLDLPLSPLCDPDCEGLCVDCGARLADVEPNHSHDSADPRWAALSALTEAGTAGDAAARETKEKS; encoded by the coding sequence ATGACCGGACATCGACCCCGCCGCCAGACCCCGCGTGGCCCCTTCGTGCTCGACATCCGCGAGCTCGGCCGTCGGCCCGGGGCGATGCGGCCTGTCCGGGTTCAGGTGCCGGCGGCGGAGGACATGGGGACCCCGATGCTGTGGGTCCCGGCCGGCGGGCCCGTCGACCTGGACCTGCGGGTCGAGTCGGTTCTCGAAGGCGTGCTGGTCAGCGGCACCGCGTCCGCCGACCTGGTGGGCGAGTGCGCGCGCTGCCTCGACGAGGTCCGCGACGGGGTCACCGTCGAGTTGCGGGAGCTGTTCTACTACCCGGACCGGGCCGAAGAGATCGACGACGATGAAGAGGACGTCCTCGTCGTCGTGGACGACCACCTCGACCTGGCGCCGGTGGTGCGCGACGCGCTGGTTCTGGACCTGCCGTTGTCGCCGCTGTGCGACCCGGACTGCGAGGGCCTGTGCGTCGACTGTGGCGCCCGGCTGGCCGACGTGGAGCCGAACCACTCCCATGACAGCGCTGACCCCCGGTGGGCGGCGCTGTCGGCACTGACCGAAGCTGGAACCGCGGGCGACGCCGCTGCGCGGGAGACGAAGGAGAAGTCCTAG
- a CDS encoding acylphosphatase, producing MNDLPQKPTRPSQSATSDTADAASAGSTEAVRLTASVFGLVQGVGFRDYVRTKGRRLGLVGSATNRPDGGVDVIAEGPAEACRALLELLVTGHTPGRTDRVEHVIGPATGGLAGFVRR from the coding sequence ATGAATGACCTTCCTCAGAAGCCGACGCGGCCCAGCCAAAGCGCGACGTCGGACACAGCGGACGCGGCCTCGGCCGGGTCGACCGAGGCGGTCCGGCTGACCGCATCCGTGTTCGGCCTGGTGCAGGGCGTCGGTTTCCGGGACTACGTACGTACGAAGGGCCGGCGGCTCGGGCTGGTCGGCTCGGCGACCAACCGTCCGGATGGAGGCGTCGACGTGATCGCAGAGGGCCCGGCCGAGGCCTGCCGCGCACTGCTGGAACTCCTAGTAACCGGACACACCCCGGGGCGGACGGACCGGGTAGAACACGTGATCGGTCCGGCCACGGGCGGGCTGGCCGGATTTGTCCGCCGCTGA
- a CDS encoding phosphate starvation protein PhoH — protein MTRVAVDLLGEGAQPELVLDSLPAALDADPELVVTLVVPPGSTTDDLAGRGILTGDRVHVVTAARGIPAGAGAVRDVRARRDSGVRVAARLVRDGKADAMVSVAPLEAIAAAAQFTFGLLPGATRASLAAVVDVSRPGEPAGVVLCDAGGSVDVTSDDLAQFALAGAAYARVRAGAGEPRVGLLAARPALPDTVRRAAHELLGTLGVDYLGQVDAGSLVAANGSDLPRPDVVVTDGFTGDVLLSCLRAVRASTAGPDASGSLDPAWRSPAGPDLQGGTIVLGVDGLAVRAGDPVGGPDDLSTGLPAALVTAATVWRGGLVGQIRAELARLVARRRALAGLSL, from the coding sequence GTGACCCGCGTCGCCGTAGATCTCCTCGGTGAAGGGGCCCAGCCCGAATTGGTGCTGGACTCCCTTCCCGCCGCGCTGGACGCTGACCCCGAACTGGTCGTGACGCTCGTCGTCCCTCCGGGCTCGACGACCGACGACCTGGCCGGGCGCGGCATCCTGACGGGTGACCGGGTACACGTTGTCACCGCCGCTCGGGGTATCCCCGCCGGCGCTGGCGCGGTCCGTGACGTGCGGGCCCGTCGGGACAGTGGCGTGCGCGTCGCCGCCCGGCTCGTCCGGGACGGCAAGGCGGACGCGATGGTCTCGGTGGCCCCGCTGGAAGCGATCGCGGCGGCGGCCCAGTTCACCTTCGGCCTGCTTCCGGGAGCTACCCGGGCCTCGCTCGCGGCCGTCGTCGATGTCAGCCGCCCGGGTGAGCCGGCTGGTGTCGTGCTCTGCGACGCGGGTGGGTCCGTCGACGTCACCTCGGACGACCTGGCCCAGTTCGCGCTCGCCGGAGCCGCCTACGCGCGGGTCCGGGCCGGCGCGGGTGAGCCGCGCGTGGGTCTGCTCGCCGCCCGCCCGGCGCTGCCCGACACGGTGCGCCGCGCCGCGCACGAGCTGCTCGGCACGCTGGGCGTCGACTACCTCGGCCAGGTGGATGCGGGGTCCCTGGTCGCCGCGAACGGCTCGGACCTGCCGCGCCCCGATGTGGTGGTGACCGACGGCTTCACCGGTGACGTGCTCCTGTCCTGCCTGCGCGCCGTGCGGGCGTCGACGGCCGGCCCGGACGCATCGGGGAGCCTGGACCCGGCCTGGCGCAGTCCGGCCGGCCCTGACCTGCAGGGGGGGACGATCGTGCTGGGGGTGGACGGCCTCGCGGTGCGCGCGGGCGATCCGGTCGGCGGTCCGGACGACCTGTCCACCGGCCTTCCCGCGGCGCTGGTGACCGCGGCGACCGTGTGGCGTGGTGGGCTGGTCGGCCAGATCCGCGCCGAGCTCGCGCGGCTGGTCGCGCGGCGCCGGGCACTCGCGGGGCTGTCCCTGTGA
- the rnc gene encoding ribonuclease III has protein sequence MLTALGLSLSPDLLDRALTHRSYAYENGGLPTNERLEFLGDAVLQLVVTDALYNRHPDLPEGALAKQRASVVNSRALADVARVMGPKGIGPYLLLGKGEETTGGRDKASILADTLEALIGAVYLELGLEVAAELVHRYFDPLLDVAAGRGAGLDWKTSLQERTAELGMGPPDYVVTDSGPDHAKRFTARARISDRIYGEGEGGSKKEAEQRAAERAFLALEGRTAASNGELESAGDGGADLVAADGVLGDGQGPRPPEPGLDEPDRADAVAQPADAAALGPEGATARVLDPG, from the coding sequence CTGCTCACGGCGCTGGGACTGAGCCTCAGTCCGGACCTGCTCGACCGCGCCCTCACCCATCGCTCGTACGCCTATGAGAACGGCGGGCTCCCGACCAACGAGCGGCTGGAGTTCCTCGGCGACGCCGTCCTGCAGCTGGTGGTCACCGACGCCCTGTACAACCGCCACCCAGACCTTCCCGAGGGAGCGCTGGCCAAGCAGCGCGCCTCGGTGGTGAACAGCCGCGCGCTGGCCGACGTCGCGCGTGTCATGGGTCCCAAGGGAATCGGGCCCTATCTGCTGCTGGGCAAGGGCGAGGAGACGACCGGCGGGCGGGACAAGGCGAGCATCCTCGCGGACACGCTCGAGGCGCTGATCGGCGCGGTCTACCTGGAGCTCGGGCTCGAGGTCGCCGCCGAGCTGGTCCACCGGTACTTCGACCCGCTGCTCGACGTGGCGGCCGGCCGCGGCGCCGGGCTCGACTGGAAGACCTCGCTGCAGGAGCGCACCGCCGAGCTGGGGATGGGCCCGCCGGACTACGTCGTCACCGACTCCGGCCCGGACCACGCCAAGCGGTTCACCGCCCGGGCCCGGATCTCCGACCGGATCTACGGCGAGGGCGAGGGCGGCAGCAAGAAGGAGGCCGAGCAGCGGGCCGCCGAGCGCGCCTTCCTCGCGCTCGAAGGCCGTACCGCAGCGAGCAACGGGGAACTGGAGTCCGCGGGCGACGGCGGCGCGGATCTGGTCGCCGCGGACGGCGTGCTCGGTGACGGCCAGGGGCCCCGCCCGCCCGAGCCTGGCCTGGACGAGCCTGACCGGGCCGACGCGGTTGCCCAGCCGGCCGATGCCGCCGCGCTGGGGCCAGAGGGCGCGACCGCGCGCGTGCTCGATCCGGGCTAG
- the ftsY gene encoding signal recognition particle-docking protein FtsY, translated as MEYVYLIIAIAVVLVATIGALVGNAVRRRGRLPSTRAGAETLPSGEKPAVEQAGGEPSGGVGLLERPAAPAARTAADEVEVVAAPPAHEIPAPSAGRLVRLRARLARSQSSFGRGLLALLSGDDLTDEDWEDVESTLLLADVGVAATSELVAALKERTAVLGARSWSDVRDMLRDELLAQIGTTADRSLRMAADGRPGVLLVVGVNGTGKTTTCGKIARLLVADGKSVVLGAADTFRAAAADQLETWGGRVGAVTVRGAEGGDPASVAFDAVKRGIADGADVVLIDTAGRLHTKVGLMDELSKIKRVVTKQSPVDEVILVLDATTGQNALTQARVFTEAVDITGVALTKLDGTAKGGIVIAVQRELGVPVKLVGLGEGPDDLAPFEPEGFVDALLGDPVR; from the coding sequence GTGGAGTACGTCTACCTGATCATCGCGATCGCCGTCGTCCTGGTCGCCACGATTGGCGCGCTGGTCGGGAACGCCGTGCGTAGGCGCGGCCGGCTGCCAAGCACCCGGGCCGGTGCCGAGACCCTGCCGTCCGGCGAGAAACCCGCCGTCGAGCAGGCAGGCGGCGAGCCGTCGGGCGGTGTCGGGCTGCTGGAGCGGCCGGCCGCGCCAGCCGCGCGCACCGCGGCCGACGAGGTCGAGGTCGTGGCCGCGCCTCCGGCGCACGAGATCCCGGCGCCGTCGGCGGGTCGGCTCGTGCGGCTGCGGGCCCGGCTCGCCCGCTCGCAGTCGTCGTTCGGGCGCGGTCTGCTCGCGCTGCTGTCGGGGGACGACCTGACCGACGAGGACTGGGAAGACGTGGAGTCGACCTTGCTGCTCGCCGACGTAGGCGTCGCCGCCACGAGTGAGCTCGTGGCGGCGCTCAAGGAACGCACCGCGGTGCTCGGCGCGCGCAGCTGGTCGGACGTGCGGGACATGCTGCGCGACGAGCTGCTCGCCCAGATCGGCACGACCGCCGACCGGTCGCTGCGCATGGCCGCCGACGGCCGGCCGGGTGTTCTCCTCGTCGTCGGCGTCAACGGGACCGGCAAGACCACCACCTGCGGCAAGATCGCCCGGCTGTTGGTCGCCGACGGGAAGTCCGTCGTGCTCGGCGCCGCCGACACGTTCCGCGCGGCTGCGGCGGACCAGCTGGAGACCTGGGGCGGCCGGGTCGGCGCCGTCACCGTGCGCGGGGCCGAGGGGGGCGACCCGGCGTCGGTCGCCTTCGACGCGGTCAAGCGCGGGATCGCGGACGGCGCCGACGTCGTCCTGATCGACACGGCTGGCCGGCTGCACACCAAAGTGGGCCTGATGGACGAGCTCTCGAAGATCAAACGAGTCGTCACCAAGCAGAGCCCGGTCGACGAGGTGATCCTCGTCCTCGACGCGACCACCGGGCAGAACGCGCTGACCCAGGCGCGGGTCTTCACCGAGGCCGTCGACATCACCGGCGTCGCGCTCACGAAGCTCGATGGCACCGCGAAGGGCGGTATCGTGATCGCGGTGCAGCGGGAGCTGGGT